From Vulpes vulpes isolate BD-2025 chromosome 7, VulVul3, whole genome shotgun sequence, one genomic window encodes:
- the LOC140599556 gene encoding ubiquitin carboxyl-terminal hydrolase 17-like protein 6 produces MEAAHLPRSEEPQFSASPKPQSCWSRRGGAEVHGGPSVPERTSPASKTLSSPTDPLAPAAPGLPPTKTPLSWKSLSQVGAGLQNMGNTCYVNATLQCLTYTEPLASYMLSQQHGTTCRKQTSCMLCTLQAHLTRVLCRPGRVLRPLPLLLAAFHRGKQEDAHEYLMFILDAMQQACLPEDKPSDPERPQDSTLIQQLFGGYWKSQIQCLHCQGISSTLEPYLDISLDIGAAQSVSQALEQLVKPQLLEGENAYHCSKCLEKVPASKVLTLHTSPKVLILALKRFSDLTGHKMTKEVQYPERLDMQHYLSEQRAGPLVYVLYAVLVHAGRSCHSGHYFCFVKAGNGQWYKMDDAKVSACDVTYALSQPAYVLFYMQKTDLERDLGRESVEGGLASPEADPTVVGEASGEPATDPSVNLPELEERGEETSRQQMTLDQWRCLQEHNRPKPELNVRRREIALPEDAVILHHSKYTPEMPKNHPQQTFDLLTTAAGMIPPQVAGDVAKVPRGAGASAWKGHQIAPMNSSRTELLEQEVRQLQLALQRRDVILICSFLDDYHGFATTD; encoded by the coding sequence ATGGAGGCTGCCCACCTCCCCCGCTCAGAGGAGCCTCAGTTCAGTGCCTCTCCCAAACCCCAGTCATGCTGGTCAAGGAGAGGCGGTGCTGAAGTCCATGGAGGACCCTCTGTGCCCGAGAGGACATCCCCTGCATCAAAGACACTCTCCTCCCCGACTGACCCATTGGCTCCCGCAGCACCAGGGCTGCCTCCCACCAAGACGCCTCTGAGTTGGAAGAGCCTTTCCCAGGTGGGCGCTGGGCTTCAGAACATGGGCAACACTTGCTATGTGAATGCGACCCTGCAGTGTCTGACCTACACAGAGCCCCTCGCCAGCTACATGCTGTCCCAGCAGCACGGGACCACCTGTAGGAAGCAGACATCCTGCATGCTGTGTACTCTGCAGGCTCACCTGACGCGGGTTCTCTGCCGTCCTGGACGTGTGCTCCGGCCCCTGCCACTCCTGCTCGCCGCCTTCCACAGAGGCAAGCAGGAAGATGCCCATGAGTATCTCATGTTCATTCTGGATGCAATGCAGCAAGCATGCTTGCCTGAGGACAAGCCCTCAGACCCTGAGCGTCCTCAGGACAGCACCCTCATCCAGCAACTCTTTGGGGGGTACTGGAAGTCGCAAATCCAGTGTCTCCACTGCCAAGGCATTTCGAGCACTCTGGAACCTTACCTGGACATCAGCCTGGACATCGGGGCTGCTCAGAGTGTCAGCCAAGCTTTGGAGCAGTTGGTGAAGCCCCAACTGCTGGAAGGTGAAAATGCCTACCATTGTAGTAAGTGTCTAGAGAAGGTGCCTGCGTCCAAGGTGTTGACTTTGCACACTTCCCCGAAGGTCCTCATCCTGGCCTTGAAACGATTCTCAGACTTGACAGGCCACAAAATGACTAAGGAGGTGCAATATCCTGAGCGCCTTGACATGCAACACTACCTgtctgagcagagggcaggaccCTTGGTTTATGTGCTCTATGCCGTGCTGGTGCATGCTGGGAGGAGTTGCCACAGTGGACATTACTTCTGTTTTGTAAAGGCAGGAAATGGCCAGTGGTATAAAATGGATGATGCTAAGGTCAGCGCCTGTGATGTGACTTATGCGCTGAGCCAACCTGCCTATGTCCTCTTTTATATGCAGAAGACTGATCTGGAAAGAGACCTTGGGAGGGAGTCAGTCGAGGGAGGACTCGCATCTCCCGAGGCAGATCCCACGGTGGTGGGTGAGGCCTCAGGAGAGCCAGCAACGGATCCCTCCGTGAACCTTCCTGAGTTGGAGGAGCGTGGGGAAGAGACCTCAAGGCAACAAATGACATTAGACCAGTGGAGATGCCTCCAAGAACACAACCGACCTAAGCCTGAACTGAAtgtcaggagaagagaaattgCTCTTCCTGAGGACGCAGTCATCCTTCACCACTCCAAATACACACCTGAGATGCCGAAGAATCATCCTCAACAGACCTTCGACCTGCTCACCACTGCAGCTGGGATGATCCCACCTCAGGTGGCCGGGGATGTGGCCAAAGTCCCGCGT